One Cydia amplana chromosome 18, ilCydAmpl1.1, whole genome shotgun sequence DNA segment encodes these proteins:
- the LOC134656342 gene encoding uncharacterized protein LOC134656342 — MRALNYDSADSDLDEDEDLALESETEDEPPRARLRRELRWLRRGPPDPAAEDSAPHALLCPLSHRLLWAPARAADGLTYERGAAHEWFLAAEGAVSGVSGRRLRSARLLPNYGVRRTLRRHLRTARAKPDADPAPENVDTADLLGLGE; from the exons ATGCGTGCGCTCAACTACG ATTCAGCGGACTCCGACTTGGACGAGGATGAAGACTTGGCACTGGAATCGGAGACGGAAGACGAACCCCCGCGTGCGAGGCTTCGTCGCGAGCTGCGGTGGTTGAGGCGAGGGCCGCCTGATCCTGCTGCG GAGGACTCGGCGCCGCACGCGCTGCTTTGCCCGCTGTCGCACCGCCTGCTGTGGGCGCCGGCGCGCGCGGCCGACGGCCTGACCTACGAGCGAGGCGCCGCGCACGAATGGTTCCTGGCTGCGG AGGGAGCGGTATCGGGCGTGTCGGGTCGGCGTCTCCGCAGCGCGCGTTTACTGCCAAACTATGGCGTCCGGCGCACTCTACGTCGGCATCTCCGCACCGCGCGGGCTAAACCCGACGCCGACCCGGCGCCGGAAAACGTGGACACGGCAGACCTGCTGGGGCTAGGAGAGTGA